The Mycolicibacterium mucogenicum DSM 44124 genomic sequence GTCGACGACGGTACGCAGATTGTCCTGCGGGATGGCTTCCAGCGCTCGGTTGGTGGCATCGAGCAGGTTGCCGATGTCAGGCGGAATCCGCACCTTGGCCACCGGGATGGTCGCTCCGCCGCGCAGGGTCGGGCCGGCATCGGATTGCCCTGCCGCAGGGATCAATTCGACGAACTGTTCACCGACGGCCGAGCGGCTGTGGACCGCGGCCGATACGTCCGCAGGCACCTTGATGGCGGAGTCGAGATTCAGCTCGGCCCGAACCCCGCCCGCGGTGACGTCGACCGCTTTGACCCGCCCGATCTCGGTGCCGCGGTAGGTGACCACCGACGTCGGGTACAGACCGCCGGACTCCGGCAGCTCGAGCGTCACGGTGTATCGGCCGTACCCGAGCAGAGCCGGTACGTGCACGAAGCCGAATGCCATGACGCTGCAGGCAATCACGGTGACGGCACCGAGGATCGCCAGCTGGAGCCAGACTGTCCGGGACAAGCGCAGACGCAGCATGTCAGTACCCCCCGAAGTGATAGGGAGCGATCAGCGGGTTGCCCGCGGTGTACGGGCTGGGCATCTGACCGATCGTGCGGCCCCATTGCATTTCGAGTTCGGTGAGGTTGCCCTCCCACCGGGTTCCGGTGAACAGGCTGCTGTCGAGCCGGCTCAACGTCAGGTCGATGACCATCGTGATGTTGGCGAAGTCGCCCCGGAACCAGTTGCCGAGATTGCTTTTCACCCACGGGTAGGTCGACAGGAAGTCCAGGCCCTTCGTCAGTGCCGGTCCCGAATCGGCCAGCGACCGCAGCACGGGCACCATGCTCCGCAGGTTGGCGACGAGGCTCTCCTTGGTCTGCTTGATCGTCGACGTCGCGACCGCGCTGAACCGTCCGACGGCATCGATCGCGTCGGCCAGCTTCGCGCGCTGCTCTGCCAGTACCGCCAACGCCTGCGGGATGGTGGTGAGCGCCTTGTCGACCGTGCGCTGGTTCGCCGCGAACTGGCCCACCAGAGAATTCAAATTCTCTGTGGCGGAGATGATGTCGTCGGTCTGGGCATTGAGTCGGGAAATGAACGTGTCGAGCTGGGTCAGCAGGCTGCGCATGTCGTTCTCGCGGCCGGCCAATGCCTTCGCGAAGGTCTGGTTGATCTCCTGCAACTGGGCCAGGCCACCACCGTTCAGGAGGATCGACGCCGACGCGAGGGCCTGCTCGGTGGTGGGATACGTTGCGGCCCTGGACAGCGGGATCACCGCGCCGTTGGTCAGCTGGCCTTGCGGCGCTTCGCCGGTCGGCGGGCTTAGCTCGATGTGCATCGAGCCCAGCAGGCTGGTCTGCCCGACCTTGGCGGTGCTGTTGGCGGGTAGGTGGACGTCGCCGTTGATCCGCATGGTGACCAGCGCGTGCCAGTCCTGTACCTCGATCTTGGTGACGTTGCCGACGTTGACGTCACCGACGCGCACGCGGGTGTTCTGCTGGATCACCACGACGTCGGGCAATTGCGCTTGAATCACATACGAACCTGGTCCGTCGCCGGCGGTGCCGGGCAGGCTCAGCGAATTCAGGCCGCGCCATTGGCATCCCGGCAACGTCAGCACGCCGAGGATGACGAGGGTTGCGGTCACGAGGCGCTTCATGGCTGCGTCCCCTGCTGCGGGACCATGAGGCCGGCCAGCCCCCGGCCGGGGTCGGTCGGGGTCGATACGGGGGCCTCCGCCGGCAGCGGAGCCGGCGCGGGGTTCTCCTGCGGCGGGGCCCCGCCCGGCCGCAGTCGCGGCTCGCTGTAGGTGACCTCGTTGGGCCGGGCCGTCGCGCCGACGAAAGGATTGCCGCCGATCGGCACGAAGTTGTACTGCCGGTTCTTGATGATCGGCGCCAGGTACTGCACGCACAGCTTGGCGGACTGCTCGAAGCCTTCCCGTGCCGCGGACTGGATTGCGCCGCAAAGGAACTGCACGGTGTCGGCGAAGTTGACGGGCGCCAGGATGCCCGTGATGGCGCTCTGCGCGGGGTCGTAGATGTTGGTGAAGTTCTGGAACACCGTCGGCGCGATGTGCAAGACCTGCTTGAGGTCCGTGCGGCTGTCGTTGAGCGCCGTGGTGATCGCGTTGAGGTGGTCGAAGGTGGTCCCCAACCCTTCCCGGTTCTCCGCGATGAAGCCGCGCAGATCCTTGACCGCGGTGTCCAGATTGCGTGTCGCATCGGCGATGTTGTTCGGCGTGCTCGACAGTGCGGTGGTGATGGAAGCCATGTTGGTGTTGAAGGCGGCGAGCAGATCGCTGCTGGACGACAGTGCCGAGACCAGCAACTGCAGATTGCGCACCGTGCTGAAGATGTCGGTGCTGTGGTCGCCGAGAGCCGACATCGCGCGGGACAGTTTGATGACGGTGTCGCGCGCGGTGTCGCCCTGGCCGCGCAGGTTGTCCGCGGCGCTGTTGATGAATTCGCCGACGGCACTGGGCCCGCCGGGACTCGTCGGCTGCAGCGAGTCGGTGAGCTTCTCCAGTTGCTGACGGAAGTCGTCCCATTCCACCGGCACCACGGTGCGGTCCAGGGCGATGGTGGAGCCCGCGGCGAGTTTGGGCCCGCTGGTGTAGGCGGGCACCAACTGAATCGCGCGGGCGCTCACCAATGACGGCGACAAGATGGCGGCACGGACGTCGGCGGGCAGCGCGTATTGCGAGTCCACCGAGAAAGTCACTTTGGCGGCATGCGGTTGCGGCTCGATCTTCTCGACCGTGCCGACGGTGACGCCCAGAATCCTGATGTCGTCGCCGGTGTACAGGCCGTTGGTGTTCGCGAAGTACGCGACGTAGGTACTCCGGACAGCGGTGACCCACCAGGATCGAGCTAGTCCGGTGGCGGCAACCGCCAGGATGACCACGAGACCGAGCGCGAGGGCGATGCGCCACGTCCGGCGGCTGCCCACGCGTGGTGTGGGTTCGGGGCTGGTCATGGTCACCTCCCTCCGACGGGCGAAACGGGATCTGACACCACACCGGGCGAACCGGTGTGCGAATTATTCGACGGCGGGAGCGGCGTCGGGGGCGGGACCGTCGGCGGCGGCACCTCGCCAGGGGCCGGTGCCAGCGCCGGCGGTCCGGGTGCCGGGCCTCCCGGTGGCGGCGCGGGCAGCGGTTCCCGATAGGGGTAACGCGGATCTCCGGGATTGCCGGTGATCGCGTCGGGCAGAGTGAGATTCGGCGGTCCACCCTGGCCGGTGCGCGGATACGGCGACGGCAGCGGCGGGGTACCCGGCTGACCGGCGCCGGGCTCGGTCAGCTGCGACGGCAGCAGCACGTTGGGGTCCAATCCCAGGTCGGAGAACGCCGCGTCGATGAACGGCTGATCGAACTGACCCGGGAACAGGTTCACGAGAGACGCTTTGAAGAACGGCCCGGCACCGAGCACTTCGCCGAACGACATGGCGTACCGGCGCAACAGGTACAGCGTGCGTTGCAGCTCCTTCTTCCGGTTGTCGAGGATGCTGAGAACGCCGTTGAGCTTGTCGACGGCCGGCTTCAGTTGCGTCCGGTTGTCCTGCACCAGACCGGAGAGTTGCACGGTGGCCGCGCTGACATTGGCCATCAGCGTCTCGACCGAATTACGTTGCGACAGAATCTCCCCCAGCAGCGCGTCGGTGTTGACCACCAACTGCGCAATCTGGTCACTACGCTTGGCCAGCACCGAAGTCACCTTGTTGGCATCGGCGAGCAGCTGGCGCAGCTTGGCATCGCGGGTACCGAGGGTGTCGGAGAATCGCGCCACGCTCTCCAGCGCCAACTTCAGATCGGGTGGCGTGTTCTGGAACGTCTGCGCCAGCGTCTTGAGTGCCGAAGACAGCTGGGTGGTGTCCAGACCGCTGATGGTGGTCGTCAGATCACCCAGCGCGGCCGGCAGATCGTATGGCGAGGTGGTGCGTTCAATCGGGATGGGGCCGTTGAGGTTTCCGTCACCGCGCGGCGTCAGCTCCAGCACCTTGGTACCCAGCACCGTCTCGGTCTTGATGGCGGCTTCGGTGCGGTCGCCCAGTTCGACGCCGTCACGCACCGTGAAATCCACCCGAACCTTGGCACCCTCCAAGTGAATTCCCGAGACCCGTCCGACGCCCAAGCCAGACACCCGCACGTCACTGCCCGTCTTGATACCGCCGGCATCGGCGAAGTACGCCTGGTAGTCGGAGGTCCCCTTGATGAACGGGATCTTGTCGTAGCTGAAAGCGGCGACGACGATCGCGACGATCAGCGCGATACCGGTCGCGCCGACCGCCAACCGATTACGTTCGGCCAAGGGCTTGATGTTCAGCTTGATGCGCGTCATTTCGGTGTGCACCGCCCCGACTCCTGGCCGGCCACTTTGACGTACACCGGTTGGCCGCCCTTTCCATTCAGCTTCAGCAGTGCGTCGCAGAGATAGAAGCTGAAGTAGTCGCCGTACAGACCATTGCGGGAGAGAATCTGATACGCGTCGGGCAGTGTTCGCACCAGCTCGTCGACGTAGGCGTGGTCCGCCTCGATCTGGCCGGAGACCCGATCCGTCTGCTGCACAGTCTGTTTGATCGGCTCGCGCGCCACGGTCAGCAGATCGGCGACCGACCGCGCCGCGCTGTTGATGTTCGCCACCCCGGTCGCGATGTCGGATTTGCGGGTGGCCAAGCCCTGAACGAGTTGCGACAGCTTGTCCAGTCCGTCGGCGAACTGCGTGTCGCGGGTCGCGAACGTCCCCAGCACGGTGTTCAGGTTGGTGATGACCTCACCGATGAGCTGGTCCCGGCCCGCCAAGGTTGTCGTCAGTGCCGACGTCTGGGCCAGCACCGACGAGATGGTGCCGCTCTGGCCCTGGAACACCCGAAGCAGCTCGCCGCTCAACGCGTTGACCTGATCGGGATCGAGCGCACGGAACAGTGGCCGGAAGCCGCCGATGAGCGCGTCGACGTCCAATGCCGGTGACGTCCGCAACAATGGAATCGTCTGTCCCGGAAGGAGTTTGCGCACCGCCCCGGGACCTTGCTCGAGCGACAGGTAGCGGTCGCCGATCAGGTTCTCATAGCGGATGGTCGCGGTGGTGCCTTCGGTGAGTGTCAGTTGCCTGTCGATCGCGAAGTCGATGGTGACGGTGCCGTCCTTGTGCAGCGTGAGGCTCTTGACCTTCCCGACCTCCACGCCGGCGATACGGACGAAGTTGCCGCCCTTCAGCCCCGACACGTTGCTGAACACCGCCTGGTAGGAAGCCCGCGAATCGAAACGGAACTGCCCGAACACCGTCAGCAGCCCGAACATGAAGAGCAGGCTGACCACGGTGAAGATCACGACGCGGGTTACGGTCCCACGAATCCGGCTTCTCATGGTGACCCCGGCTCAGGTTGGGGCACGCCCATCTCGACACCGGGCAACCCGGGAGCCGGGCCACCTGGGTACCGGATTCGCGGCGGTTCGGGCTGCGGCTTGGTCACCGGGAAGTAGTTGGCGAAACCGGGGAAACCGATGCCGGGGTTGGGCCGCATATCCAGGCCGTCACCGTAACCGGTGTCGGTCACCAGGTACTTGACCGGGAAGTTCTTGCTGACGTCGGGCAGCGAACCGCAACTCGGCTTGCCGCCGGGCCCACCACTGGCATTGACGACGGGCAGGTTGTCGGGGAACCGGTAGGGATCGGCGCCGGCCAGCAACCCGACATCCATGATCACCGATTTCCCGTTGCCGCCCATGGCATATCGGCCGCCGTGCTCCAGAAACCACTGGGCGCCCTGGAACAGGCACGTGTACGTCGGCGAATACTTCTCGAGGAGTGCGGTGGTCGGTCGCAGTACTTCCATCGACCGTGCCAGGGCAGTCTGGTTGGCGCCGATGGTGTCGATGCCCGACTGCGAGAAGCCGACCGCCGACAACAACAGGCCGTCGAGTTCCTTCGACTGGCCGGTGATCGTGGTGGCGGTGGTCGAGAACGAATCCAGGATGGACACGATGTCCTGCGCCGCGGCCGAATACGCCTGTGCGGTTTGCCCGAACAACTGCCAATCCTTGCGCACGGTGTCCATGCGCGGATTCACCTCCAGCAGAACGTGGTTCGCGTCGGTGATCGCCTGGCCGATGACGTCGCCCTTACCGCGCAACGATTCGGCCACGGCCGAGAGCACCGAGTTGAGCTTCGTCGGGTCGATCACCTGGACCACCGACTGCAGGTTCTCGAACACGGTGTTGACCTCGACCGTCACGTTCTGCGACTGCAGCACCGCACCCGATTTGAGGTGGCCGCCGCTCGGCCCGGTCGACGGCACATTCAGTTCGACGTACTTGGCACCGAATGCGGTGCTCGACCGGATCTGCGCTTCGACATTGCCCGGAAGTTGCGCGAACGGCCCGGGATACATCCGGAGTTTCAGCGTCGAAAGTACGTGTCCCGCAGTATCTGTCCGGCTGCCGATCGATTCCACCTCGCCGATCTGGACGCCCCGGAGCTTCACCTTCGCGCCGTCCTCCATGACCAGACCGGCGCGGTCGGAGATCAGGGTCAGTGGCACGAATCCCCGCAGTGATCCGGAGAACAGCAGCCACGTCATGGCGGTCATGGCGACGACCACGATCACCAGGACAGGCGCCCACCAGATCGGGTCGATCTGCTCACGCCGAGTTTTGTTCGCACCCTTCGCCATTCGGTTCAGCCAGCCAGGTGGAAGTTGCCGGACTGGCCGTAGACGGACAGTGTGATGGTGAGCAGGATGAACACGCCGGCGGTGATCGAGGTCCGCACCGCGCGGCCGACGGCCTCGCCGACACCGGCCGGTCCGCCGGTCGCGGTGAAGCCGTAGTAGGTGTGCACCGCCATCACCGCGGCGGCCATGGCCAGCGCCTCGAAGAAGGACCAGGCGAGGTCATTGGGATGCAGGAACGTCGTGAAGTAGTGGTCGTAGACGCCGCGCGACTGACCGTAGATCATCGTGGTCCCGAACCGGGTCGCCAGGAAGGACATCAACACCGCGACGGTGTAGATCGGCACGACGGCCACCACGCCGGCGACGATCCGGGTCGCCGCCAGGTACGTGATCACCCGGATGCCCATCACTTCCAGGGCGTCGATCTCCTCGTTGATGCGCATGGCGCCGAGTTGTGCCGTCGCCCCGGCCCCGATCGTGGCGGCGAGTGCCACCCCGGCCGTTGCGGGAGCGATGAAGCGCACGTTCAGAAAGGCTCCCAGGAAGCCCGTCAGCGCTTCGATACCGACATTGGACAGGGTGTTGTAGCCCTGGACGGCGATCAGGGCGCCGGTGGACAGGGTGAGGAACCCGACGATGACCACGGTGCCGCCGATGACGGCGAGTGCGCCGGTCCCCATGCCCATGACCGCGATGAGCCGCAGCACCTCGCCCGGGTAGCGCCGGACGGCGTCGGCGGTGGCGGCCAGGGCGCTGCCGTAGAACGCCGTCTGTTCGCCCAGCCGGCGGGTCGCCGCGATCGCCTGGCCCGCCAGTTCGCTGAGCGGTGAGGGGTGGTCGACATCCACATCTGCTGTCATGGCGCCACTTTCACGCCGAACGCGGTCGCCAGGATGTTGATCAGGAACAGCGCCATGAACGCGAAGACGACGGTCTCATTGACTGCGTTGCCGACGGCCGTCGGTCCGCCACCGACCGAAAGTCCCTTGTAGCACGCGATCAATCCGGCCGACAGCCCGAACAGCAATGCCTTGACCAGGGAGACGATCACCTGCGGCAGGCCCGTCAGCAGCGTCATGCCCGCGATGAACGCGCCGGGCGTCACGTGCTGGATATAGACGACGAAGAAGTAGCTGCCGGCCAGGCCGACGACGGCCACCATGGAATAGAGCATCGCCGCGACGAATGTCGCGGCGAGGACGCGGGGCACGACGAGTGCCGGAATCGGGTTGACGCCAATGACTTTCATGGCGTCGATCTCTTCTCTGATGGTTCGTGCGCCGAGGTCGGCACACATCGCGGTCGAACCGGCACCGGCCACCACGATCGCGGTAACCACCGGCCCCACCTGTGTCACCGAGGCCAGCGCCGCACCGGCACCGGACAGGTCACCGGCGCCGACCTCGATCAGCACGATGTTGAGCGTGAAGACGATCAGCACCGTGTATGGAATCGACAGCACGACAGTCGGTACGACGGAGACGCGCGCGACGAACCAGATCTGCTCGATCAGTTCACGCCAGGCGTACGGCGGCCGCAGCATCGCGGCGAACGTCTCACCGGCCATGACGATGAAATCGCCGACCGCCACAGCGGGGCGCGTCCAGGCCGCGGAGGCGCGCGGAGACGACTGGAGTGTTTGCGCCACAAGCTGCCTCCCAGTGTCGTTCCGTCGTCGAGCTTGGCCCGGACGTTAGGAAGGCACCAGTTTGCTGTCAACGCAACAAAGGGGGGTACGGCAACGTCAATTACCGAAGATGCAGGTGGACTCAACGCAATTGCTTCGGTTCACCCGGATTGAATCGCGCTGAGCCAAAACCTACCTGCAAGCGCCCTGGTTACGGCGTCACGATGTTGAACCAGAGCTGGAAGGTGTCGAGCAGTCCGACGAACTCGTCCACCGACTGCCGCTTGCCCTCCACGGTGACGTTGTTCGCGGATATCGCGTCGGCGAGTTTGACTTTGCCGAGCTGAACCTCGCTCATCGTCGCCTTGGTCAGTTTCAGGCCGATCAACTCACTCGTCGTGCGAGGACCCCGACGCCGCGGCCGCAGCAGCCTTCACCGGCTTCGGCTTCGACTTCGGCGCCTCACCGCGCGGCGACTGGCCCTTCGGGCTGTCGTCGGCAGCCGGGCCGGCCGTCGGCTTGCCACTGCCGGTCGGGTGCTGCCCTGCCTTCTTGCCCTTGCCGCGCTTCGGCGCATCGACTCGCTTCGGCGTATCGGAATCCGACTGGTCCTTCTTGGATCCTGTCGAGTCGTTCTGGCTCACCGGATTGTTGTCGTCGGACTCTGCCTTGGGCGCGCCCTTGACCTCAGATGTCGCCGCCTCAGGTGTCTTCGCTTCCGGCGTCTTCACCTCGGGCTCGGCAGCGGTGTCCTTCTCGGTCCCCTTGGCCGGCGCCTTCACGGCATCAGGACCGTCGGCGTCCTTGACATCGGCCCCCTTGACCGAGGCGACCTTCGCACCCGACTCCGGTTTCGTCGCAACCGTCGTCTTGGGCGAGTCCAGTTCCGCCGCAGCCTCTTTCATCGTGGCCGCTGCCTTCAGCGCCGCTTTCGGGTTCACCGCGGCGACCGACGCCGGCGGCCGGATGATGTCACCGATCTTCTGGATCACGTTCGAGATGCCCGCGACCACGGCCTTCGTCACATCGGCGGCGGTGTTGGCCACCCATTTCACGCCCTGAACGACGGCATTGGTGATCCATTTGACCGTGTTGACCACTGCTTTCGTTACCGCCTTGGTGACGTCGACGAACGCATTCCACGCAGCGTCAACAACTTTCACCACGGCTTGCCCGATTTTGACGGCGGTGTCCACGACCGCGCCGATCGCCAATCGCACCGCGGCCAGTATCCGCGCCGCGATGCCTTCGACACCTCCAACGCCGTTGAGCCGCAGGATTTCCTGGGCGATGACGAAAGCGGCCTCCTTGGGAATCCAGTCCGCGTAGAAGACGCCGAACTTACCGCTGCCAGGTTGGTCGTCCCGGGTGGTGTAGATGAAGATCGGCCCGCCGTACTGCACTCCGTCGGTGACCATCGTCTGCCAGGTTTCGATGAGGTTCTTGATGAACTCGGCTTGCGTGTGCTCGCTGACGTTGTTGGTCGGCACCCCGTACTCGGTGATCCAGATCTTCTTGAGACCGTCACCGTTGGCCGCCATCAGGTCGTAGATCTTCTGGATCTGGGTAAAGGGCGACAGGACCACGTTCTCGCCGTCCGAGAACTTCAGCGTCTCCTGGTACGGGTGGAACGCCAGCGCGTCGAAGTAGCCCTTCGCGCCCGCGGCGTACATCCCGTTCACGTAGTCCACCGGGTTCATCGTGACGCCACCGAACGTGAAGACGCTGCCGAGCCCTGCCGCGATGACAGTCGCGGTCGGGTCGGCCGCCTTGATCGCCGGGTAAGCAGCCTTCAACAATTCGGTGTAGCTCGACGGCGAGATCGGGTCGTAGAAACAGACGCAGTTGACCTCGTTCCACACTTCGTAGGCCGAGATCGTCTTCCCATACCGGGTCGCGACCTGCGTCATGAAGTTCGCGTAGGCGACCGGGTCGGGCGTCTTCGCCCCGGGGAAGTTTCCGGCCGTTCCCGCCCACACCGGGGTGCTGTTGACCATCGCGAGGACGCCCATGTTGCGGGCCTTCGCCGCATTCATGATGTCGTCGATCGGCGCCCAGTTGTACTGGTTCGGCAGCGGCTGCGTGTACACCCACGGGATATAGACCCGGACGTCCTGGACGCCCATGGATTGCAGCATGTCCAGCGTCGTATCGATGTCCTGCTTCGACATCCCGTACAGGCTGGAATCAGCCATTCCGATGGTCGACGGCGCCGAGACGATTTCGGCGGTGGGCGTCACCGCGGTGTGGGTCACCGGCTCCACCAGTTGCGCCGCGTAAGCGCAGACCACGGCCAGTGGAATCAACACGGTCAGCACCCGGTGCACTGCCCTGCAGCCGAATCTGCCGATCCGTCCAGCCACCAACGCCCCCTTTGAAAGTGCCGCCCTCGCAACGCGCAACGGCCATCCAACGCAAATTTACGTCCGCGGACGATAACCCGTGGGCGCTTTGCCGGAGTCTCCTCACCCGCCGCAGGTCGACGGCGTGAGGCGGTGCCACCTACCGGCGGCGGATGCCCGCAGTTCGCCGAGCTACGCTTATTGACGACGCTGGCAAAAATCTTTGCCAGAAGCGCTGCAGCAGCCGTTCACAACTGTTAATTTTCTGTCTGTACTGCGGCAGGACACCCGTCTGCCAGACTGCAGTGCGGTAATGCCGCAGTAGCGGTCGATCTGCCGGGGTCCGATGGCCGTGCGGCGTGACTATGGAGGGCCCGAAATGGCTGGTGCGCACCGTCGCCCGCAACGCCGGAAGTTGGCGGTATCGACGTGGCTGGGGACGGGAGTCGCCGCCGTCGGCGTCAGCGCCGCACTCCTCGGCAGCGCGGCCGTCGCGAGCGCGGCCCCATCGACCGACTCGGAGTCCGCCTCGTCGTCGGCGCCCGCGCAGCCGAAAAAGCCGCCGGCGCAGAAGACCACCAAGAACAAGAAGGAAACGGCCGCTGCCGCGGACCCGTCGGACAGCAAGGCCACGTCGGACAGCAAGCCCGCATCGGAAACCAAGGCCGCGTCGGCCACCGACGCCGCGGCCGACGCTTCCGCCGACGGCGACGACGACGCGAAGCCGGCGCGCAACCGCCGCACGAAGGCGGACAACACCGGCCGTTCGGCGACCGCCTCGAACGCCGGGACCGTCGCGAAGCTCCCCTCGGCCGCCGCGCAAGCGGTGACGAACAACCCGTCGACCAAGAATCCGCTCAAGACGGCAGCCGCGGTCAAGCCGGCCACGGACACCGCGGCCAAGGACACGGCGGCCACGACGCCGGCCGCTGCGACGCCGTCACCGACAGCAGCCGCCACCCCGCAGGTCACCGTCGCCGCGGCCCAGACATCCACGGCCGCAATCACTTCGATTCCCAACACCACCGCCAAGGCGTTGAGCAGCGTCACCTCGCCGACGGCCCCCACCAACATCTCCGGACTGCTGTCGGTGCTGGCCGCCTTCGGTCAGGCTGTCGGTGCTGCCACGCAGCGCACTGAGGAGTTCCTGGCCGCCTCCGTCGTCGGCACCACCGAGACCGTGAGCCGGCTGCTCGGTATCGTGCCCGCGCTGGCCACGAGCGAAAAGACCAGTGCCGCATCGACTCTCACTCCGGCGCCCACCGACACGTGGCAGCCGGGCCAGACCGTCACCGCGGACGAGTACATCAACACCGCGCTGGCGGAGATCGCGCAGGCGCGCACCCTCCTCGGCACCAGTTCGGCCAACGGGTACTCCCGGTACGAGCTGCGGATGGCGGCCACCTACCTCACGACGTACCAGGCGAACCAGCAGAATCTGATGGACGCCTACGCGGCGGATCCGACCAATGCGACAGCCCTGAAGGCCCTCAAGTCCAACGAGGCGCTGATCGGCAAGGCCGTGACTGCGCTGAAGACCGCGCGTTACTGGGCGGCGAATCGCGACATCAAGGCCGTCATCGTCGACGCCACGACCAACGCCCGCATCTACGCCTCGGTCCCGCTGTCCATGTATGCGGGCGTCGAGCCGATCGTCACCATCTCCGTGAACGGCGGGCCGAAGATCAAGGTGCTGGTGGACACCGGATCGTCCGGACTGGTGGTCAACGCCAAGAACGTCGGCCAGACCGGCCTCGGCAATTCGGTGGGCACCGGCACCGGCGCCTACAGCGGCGGGCTTACCTACACCTACAACACGTACAACACCACGGTGGACTTCGGCAGCGGCCTCGTCACCACGCCTGT encodes the following:
- a CDS encoding MlaE family ABC transporter permease, which codes for MAGETFAAMLRPPYAWRELIEQIWFVARVSVVPTVVLSIPYTVLIVFTLNIVLIEVGAGDLSGAGAALASVTQVGPVVTAIVVAGAGSTAMCADLGARTIREEIDAMKVIGVNPIPALVVPRVLAATFVAAMLYSMVAVVGLAGSYFFVVYIQHVTPGAFIAGMTLLTGLPQVIVSLVKALLFGLSAGLIACYKGLSVGGGPTAVGNAVNETVVFAFMALFLINILATAFGVKVAP
- a CDS encoding MCE family protein, with the protein product MRSRIRGTVTRVVIFTVVSLLFMFGLLTVFGQFRFDSRASYQAVFSNVSGLKGGNFVRIAGVEVGKVKSLTLHKDGTVTIDFAIDRQLTLTEGTTATIRYENLIGDRYLSLEQGPGAVRKLLPGQTIPLLRTSPALDVDALIGGFRPLFRALDPDQVNALSGELLRVFQGQSGTISSVLAQTSALTTTLAGRDQLIGEVITNLNTVLGTFATRDTQFADGLDKLSQLVQGLATRKSDIATGVANINSAARSVADLLTVAREPIKQTVQQTDRVSGQIEADHAYVDELVRTLPDAYQILSRNGLYGDYFSFYLCDALLKLNGKGGQPVYVKVAGQESGRCTPK
- a CDS encoding ABC transporter permease; translation: MTADVDVDHPSPLSELAGQAIAATRRLGEQTAFYGSALAATADAVRRYPGEVLRLIAVMGMGTGALAVIGGTVVIVGFLTLSTGALIAVQGYNTLSNVGIEALTGFLGAFLNVRFIAPATAGVALAATIGAGATAQLGAMRINEEIDALEVMGIRVITYLAATRIVAGVVAVVPIYTVAVLMSFLATRFGTTMIYGQSRGVYDHYFTTFLHPNDLAWSFFEALAMAAAVMAVHTYYGFTATGGPAGVGEAVGRAVRTSITAGVFILLTITLSVYGQSGNFHLAG
- a CDS encoding MCE family protein; this translates as MTSPEPTPRVGSRRTWRIALALGLVVILAVAATGLARSWWVTAVRSTYVAYFANTNGLYTGDDIRILGVTVGTVEKIEPQPHAAKVTFSVDSQYALPADVRAAILSPSLVSARAIQLVPAYTSGPKLAAGSTIALDRTVVPVEWDDFRQQLEKLTDSLQPTSPGGPSAVGEFINSAADNLRGQGDTARDTVIKLSRAMSALGDHSTDIFSTVRNLQLLVSALSSSSDLLAAFNTNMASITTALSSTPNNIADATRNLDTAVKDLRGFIAENREGLGTTFDHLNAITTALNDSRTDLKQVLHIAPTVFQNFTNIYDPAQSAITGILAPVNFADTVQFLCGAIQSAAREGFEQSAKLCVQYLAPIIKNRQYNFVPIGGNPFVGATARPNEVTYSEPRLRPGGAPPQENPAPAPLPAEAPVSTPTDPGRGLAGLMVPQQGTQP
- a CDS encoding virulence factor Mce family protein encodes the protein MKRLVTATLVILGVLTLPGCQWRGLNSLSLPGTAGDGPGSYVIQAQLPDVVVIQQNTRVRVGDVNVGNVTKIEVQDWHALVTMRINGDVHLPANSTAKVGQTSLLGSMHIELSPPTGEAPQGQLTNGAVIPLSRAATYPTTEQALASASILLNGGGLAQLQEINQTFAKALAGRENDMRSLLTQLDTFISRLNAQTDDIISATENLNSLVGQFAANQRTVDKALTTIPQALAVLAEQRAKLADAIDAVGRFSAVATSTIKQTKESLVANLRSMVPVLRSLADSGPALTKGLDFLSTYPWVKSNLGNWFRGDFANITMVIDLTLSRLDSSLFTGTRWEGNLTELEMQWGRTIGQMPSPYTAGNPLIAPYHFGGY
- a CDS encoding MCE family protein, with the translated sequence MTRIKLNIKPLAERNRLAVGATGIALIVAIVVAAFSYDKIPFIKGTSDYQAYFADAGGIKTGSDVRVSGLGVGRVSGIHLEGAKVRVDFTVRDGVELGDRTEAAIKTETVLGTKVLELTPRGDGNLNGPIPIERTTSPYDLPAALGDLTTTISGLDTTQLSSALKTLAQTFQNTPPDLKLALESVARFSDTLGTRDAKLRQLLADANKVTSVLAKRSDQIAQLVVNTDALLGEILSQRNSVETLMANVSAATVQLSGLVQDNRTQLKPAVDKLNGVLSILDNRKKELQRTLYLLRRYAMSFGEVLGAGPFFKASLVNLFPGQFDQPFIDAAFSDLGLDPNVLLPSQLTEPGAGQPGTPPLPSPYPRTGQGGPPNLTLPDAITGNPGDPRYPYREPLPAPPPGGPAPGPPALAPAPGEVPPPTVPPPTPLPPSNNSHTGSPGVVSDPVSPVGGR
- a CDS encoding MCE family protein gives rise to the protein MAKGANKTRREQIDPIWWAPVLVIVVVAMTAMTWLLFSGSLRGFVPLTLISDRAGLVMEDGAKVKLRGVQIGEVESIGSRTDTAGHVLSTLKLRMYPGPFAQLPGNVEAQIRSSTAFGAKYVELNVPSTGPSGGHLKSGAVLQSQNVTVEVNTVFENLQSVVQVIDPTKLNSVLSAVAESLRGKGDVIGQAITDANHVLLEVNPRMDTVRKDWQLFGQTAQAYSAAAQDIVSILDSFSTTATTITGQSKELDGLLLSAVGFSQSGIDTIGANQTALARSMEVLRPTTALLEKYSPTYTCLFQGAQWFLEHGGRYAMGGNGKSVIMDVGLLAGADPYRFPDNLPVVNASGGPGGKPSCGSLPDVSKNFPVKYLVTDTGYGDGLDMRPNPGIGFPGFANYFPVTKPQPEPPRIRYPGGPAPGLPGVEMGVPQPEPGSP
- a CDS encoding alkyl sulfatase C-terminal domain-containing protein, whose product is MSEVQLGKVKLADAISANNVTVEGKRQSVDEFVGLLDTFQLWFNIVTP